AACGTGCGGTTCATAAAGGTGGAAGAGGTCGGAGCCGATGATATGAACACCGTCGGCCTTGTTGCCCGACCCTAGGCTGATGACTGGTATGGGCAAAGTCTCGGTGAGATATTCACAAACTTCCGAGGTGCAGACCTCGCACATGATGGAGAAGCAGCCCGCATCCACCATGGCCAGGGCGTCGTCGATGAGTTCCTTGGCGCGGTCGACGGTTTTGCCCTGCGCGGTGAAGCCGCCCAGCTGGGGCATGCGCATAGGCGTAATGCCAATGTGTCCCTGCACGGGGATGCCCGCCTTGACGATGGCTTCGATATTCTTGCAATGGTGCTGATTGCCCTCACATTTCATCACTTCGGCATTGGCGCGGTGCACAAACTGGGCAGCGTTGTCCACAGCCTGCTGGGGAGACAGATGGAAGCTCATATAGGGCATGTCCACCATGCGTAGCCCATACTGTGAACCGCGATCCACGGCTTGGGCCATGAGCATGACTTCCTCGAAAGTCACGGCCGTGGTGTTGGGATGGCCAAAAAGCACCATGCCACCCGTATCGGAAACGCACAGGATATCTACGCCAAGCCTGTCGGCCACGCGGGCGTTGGCGTAATCGTAGACGGCCAGCTGGGTAATCTGTTCACCCTTGAGCTTTTTCTGGAACAGTTGGGGAATGGTGACCTTCTTGCGCTTGATAGAGGTGGCTTCAGACATGTCGTTTCTCCTTTGTTGTGCCGCGGCTTCTTGACGAGGCGGGGCGTGGTGTCTGTGGTCAATTGGCCGGGCCATTCTGGGTACTGTCTTCGTTCTGCTGCTGGTGTTCGTAGGCCTCAAGGAAGTCTTGTACGGCCCGACTGCCGCTACTGAAAGCCTTGAGGGCCTCCTCATGGAGGGTCTCAAGCGCTTCGCGTTTGTATTCCTGACAGTTGCGATTGAGCAGCATCTCTTTCTTGCGAGGACGTGGCAGGGCTATGTCCATGATATGCACGATGCGCCCGGGCTGGTTGCTCATGATCAGGATGCGGTCAGCCATAAAAATGGCTTCATCGATTTCGGAGGTGATGAAGAATACCGTACCCTGTCGCTCTTCCAGCAATGAGCAGAAATATTCCTGCATCAGTTCGCGCGTCATGGCGTCCAACCCGCGGAAGGGCTCATCCAAGATCATCACTTGCGGGTTGTTCACCAGCATCCGGGCCAGTTCGCCACGCCGCTGCATACCGCCGGAAAGGTGGGAGGGGTATTTGTGCCCAAACTCTTGCAAGCCCACTTTTTCCAGCATGGCTTCCACCATAGCTCTAATTTCCTGATTGTTACCGGTCTTCTTGGCGCGCGGGCCAAAGGCCACATTGGAGTAGGTCGTCATCCAGGGAAAGAGGGCTGTTTCCTGAAAGACCACCAGCCTGTCTCCGCCGGGCCCTTTGACCTGCCTGCCACCCATCAGGATGCGGCCCGCATCGGGTTCTTCATAGCCTGCCAGCAGATTAACCAGTGTGCTCTTGCCGCAGCCGGAAGGGCCAATCAGTACTGTTATTTTGTGCTCTTCCAGTACGAAGGAGCAATCTTTTAAGGTTTGCTTTTCTGTATAGCCAAATCCATAGTATTTGGTGACGCCCTCAATGACCATTTCGTCTTTTTTCATTTCTCTTGCCACTGAAGTCTTCCTTATTTTTAGAACGTGCGCCGCCAGGGCATACACCAGTCGCCCAGCATACGAATGCAGGAGCTGGAGATGTAGCCCGCTATGCCGATGCTGACCATGCCGATGACGATTTGCGGATAATTGCCACCCACATAGGAGGACCAAGTCAGATAGCCCAGACCCGACCTTCCGGCCAGCATTTCGGCGGCCACCACCACTTCCCAGGTGATGCCCATACCTACGGTCATGCCAGTGAAAATGCTGGGCAAGGTGGCCGGCAAGATGATCTTGCAGAAGATGTCCCAGTTACGTGCGCCCAGCGAGATGGCGGCGCGGCCAAGGCGCACATCTACATTGCGCGCGCCGCCCAGCACATTGATGACCACGGTATAGAAGGCTCCGAGGAAAATGACGAAGGTGATGCTCATCTCCGTGGTCGGCCAGAACAGG
Above is a window of Desulfomicrobium orale DSM 12838 DNA encoding:
- the panB gene encoding 3-methyl-2-oxobutanoate hydroxymethyltransferase encodes the protein MSEATSIKRKKVTIPQLFQKKLKGEQITQLAVYDYANARVADRLGVDILCVSDTGGMVLFGHPNTTAVTFEEVMLMAQAVDRGSQYGLRMVDMPYMSFHLSPQQAVDNAAQFVHRANAEVMKCEGNQHHCKNIEAIVKAGIPVQGHIGITPMRMPQLGGFTAQGKTVDRAKELIDDALAMVDAGCFSIMCEVCTSEVCEYLTETLPIPVISLGSGNKADGVHIIGSDLFHLYEPHVPRHSKIYEDLIPIMERVYKEYMDDVQNHTYPGPEHTVFMKPEVLAEFKKAMDWNK
- a CDS encoding ABC transporter ATP-binding protein — protein: MKKDEMVIEGVTKYYGFGYTEKQTLKDCSFVLEEHKITVLIGPSGCGKSTLVNLLAGYEEPDAGRILMGGRQVKGPGGDRLVVFQETALFPWMTTYSNVAFGPRAKKTGNNQEIRAMVEAMLEKVGLQEFGHKYPSHLSGGMQRRGELARMLVNNPQVMILDEPFRGLDAMTRELMQEYFCSLLEERQGTVFFITSEIDEAIFMADRILIMSNQPGRIVHIMDIALPRPRKKEMLLNRNCQEYKREALETLHEEALKAFSSGSRAVQDFLEAYEHQQQNEDSTQNGPAN
- a CDS encoding ABC transporter permease, which translates into the protein MSKNRKIPVLEQIKSPKFRRGATSIILAGLLWELGRAYKLPMLQALPAPSEVIGVFFDLIFAASYWGDWGSSFARVLKGFLLAQVVGIPLGLAMASSRIIFGLAFPPFEILRPIPPLAWVPISILFWPTTEMSITFVIFLGAFYTVVINVLGGARNVDVRLGRAAISLGARNWDIFCKIILPATLPSIFTGMTVGMGITWEVVVAAEMLAGRSGLGYLTWSSYVGGNYPQIVIGMVSIGIAGYISSSCIRMLGDWCMPWRRTF